From a single Raphanus sativus cultivar WK10039 chromosome 3, ASM80110v3, whole genome shotgun sequence genomic region:
- the LOC108843894 gene encoding AP-5 complex subunit mu has protein sequence MPSGCSIRALWIINNHDTVVFSRRFPVVEKRWRSAFKTENENTGGSDPPKLPTDQQLAVAFARRKRREGSSRGYGLRVAQSTKGSDSWVDDPITRHIISLSLLSQEDNESNENEETNILWPVVLHSKALYHILVLPLVDPKEIKDFVNLCNRSDCGSAVGEDLSLSSLLLNMSSITGAFMVAHSFGDIISGDTAEPEVVVAASPSVGGLFDSLTGSIGMSSRPRPVAAAPVASSSSQSGSFTTGAAASDAPKAGMLDKDLLRNFIASAMPFGTPLDLSISNIFAMKANGFSSAEPPHQDLKQPAWKPYLYKGKQRLLFTIHETINAAMYDRDEIPDSVSVAGQINCRAEIEGLPDVSFPLAGLSKARIESISFHPCAQVPAHGIDKQNIVFQPPLGNFVLMRYQAGCGLGPPVKGFYQLSMVSEDEGAFLFKVGLMEGYRSPLSMEFCTITMPFPRRRIVAFDGTPSSGTVVTTEHSVEWRVVGSGRGLSGKSLEATFPGTIKFSPLKSRRSGEGDDDDESDGEGTENVVNVEEVLVQKMNKDLPAVEMEEPFCWQAYDYAKVSFKIVGASVSRMSIDTKSVNIYPTTKSPVEYSAQVTSGDYILWNTLGKAPSAAVV, from the exons ATGCCCTCTGGCTGCAGCATTAGAGCTCTCTGGATAATCAACAACCATGACACTGTTGTCTTCTCcag GAGGTTTCCGGTGGTGGAGAAGCGGTGGCGCTCCGCCTTCAAGACGGAAAACGAAAACACCGGCGGCTCAGATCCTCCTAAACTTCCCACCGATCAACAACTCGCTGTAGCTTTCGCTCGTAGAAAGAGACGAGAAGGCTCGAGCCGTGGATACGGCTTACGTGTCGCTCAATCCACGAAAGGATCGGACTCATGGGTCGACGATCCCATCACTCGTCACATCATCAGCCTTTCCTTATTATCTCAGGAGGATAATGAATCTAACGAAAATGAGGAGACGAATATTCTCTGGCCTGTTGTGCTTCACTCCAAAGCTCTATATCACATCCTCGTTTTACCTTTGGTTGACCCAAAGGAGATTAAAGACTTTGTGAACTTATGTAATAGATCTGATTGTGGATCAGCTGTTGGTGAAGATCTGAGTTTATCATCTCTCTTGCTCAACATGTCTTCCATCACTGG GGCTTTCATGGTGGCACATTCGTTTGGTGATATCATCTCTGGTGATACGGCTGAGCCTGAGGTTGTTGTAGCAGCCTCGCCATCGGTTGGAGGATTGTTTGATTCATTAACGGGAAGCATTGGTATGTCTTCGAGGCCGAGACCTGTAGCTGCTGCACCTGTTGCATCTTCTTCCTCCCAGTCTGGTTCCTTTACAACCGGAGCTGCGGCATCAGATGCTCCTAAAGCAGGGATGCTTGACAAAGACCTACTTAGAAATTTCATCGCTAGTGCTATGCCCTTTG GTACACCATTAGACCTCAGCATTTCGAATATCTTTGCTATGAAAGCAAATGGCTTTTCCTCTGCTGAGCCTCCTCACCAAGACCTTAAGCAGCCAGCTTGGAAGCCGTACTTGTACAAAGGGAAGCAAAGACTATTATTCACAATCCATGAGACCATTAACGCTGCAATGTACGACCGAGACGAGATTCCCGACAGTGTATCTGTGGCAGGACAGATAAACTGCCGTGCAGAGATAGAAGGACTGCCTGACGTGTCCTTTCCTCTAGCGGGGCTGAGTAAAGCCCGCATCGAGTCTATATCTTTTCATCCGTGCGCGCAAGTCCCAGCACATGGGATTGACAAGCAGAACATTGTATTCCAGCCTCCCTTGGGTAACTTTGTTCTCATGAGGTACCAGGCGGGTTGTGGGCTTGGACCACCAGTGAAAGGATTTTATCAGCTATCGATGGTGTCAGAGGACGAAGGTGCGTTCCTCTTCAAGGTGGGTCTCATGGAAGGGTACAGGAGTCCTCTCTCGATGGAGTTTTGCACTATTACGATGCCCTTTCCGCGGAGAAGGATTGTGGCGTTTGATGGGACTCCTTCATCTGGGACTGTGGTGACCACAGAGCACTCTGTTGAGTGGAGGGTTGTGGGAAGTGGACGTGGTCTTTCTGGAAAAAGCCTCGAGGCAACTTTCCCCGGGACAATTAAGTTTAGTCCGTTGAAGAGTAGGAGAAGCGGAGAgggagatgatgatgacgagAGTGACGGTGAGGGTACAGAGAATGTGGTGAACGTGGAGGAGGTTTTGGTGCAGAAGATGAACAAGGATCTCCCAGCAGTTGAGATGGAGGAACCTTTCTGCTGGCAAGCCTATGACTACGCTAag GTCTCGTTCAAGATTGTGGGAGCATCTGTATCTCGAATGTCCATCGACACGAAATCG GTCAATATCTATCCAACCACAAAGTCACCAGTCGAGTATTCTGCTCAG GTGACTTCTGGGGATTATATATTGTGGAACACATTGGGGAAGGCTCCATCAGCAGCTGTTGTGTAA